One stretch of Verrucomicrobiia bacterium DNA includes these proteins:
- a CDS encoding DUF1501 domain-containing protein, which produces MSNQNLGGWCNSRDHIWRPNRREFLFVGLLGTFGLTLPNAVKAAAKQGQKLGGKAGQAKSVIQIYLPGGMAHQESWDPKIGSPIEYRGPLGTVKTKIEGEYFSEHLKNTAAIADKLTVIRSMTHGEAAHERGTHNMFTGYRPSPALQFPSFGSVVSHELGSRENLPPYVAVPSVSNPYAGTGYLGSAYGPFSLGSDPANGNFAVRDLTLPKGVTDERFAQRRTMREAVDAHFSSLEKSDALSGMDSFYQRAYAMISSDKARDAFNIDKENAKLRDEYGRNTAGQRMLLARRLVESGVRFVSLTYGGWDHHDNIKNAMDRTMPQFDQAFARLIRDLDERGMLDSTLVMVTSEFGRTPMINKTAGRDHWPKVFSIAMAGGGIKRGMVYGSSDPTGAEPDENPVSVESYAKTVYHQIGIDAEKELMAPGARPIEIVDGGEVLHDLIA; this is translated from the coding sequence ATGAGCAACCAAAACCTAGGCGGCTGGTGCAACAGCCGTGACCATATCTGGCGTCCCAACCGTCGCGAATTCCTCTTCGTCGGCTTGCTGGGTACCTTTGGTCTGACTCTGCCGAACGCAGTGAAGGCAGCGGCCAAGCAAGGCCAAAAACTTGGCGGCAAAGCCGGCCAGGCCAAGTCCGTCATCCAGATTTACCTCCCCGGTGGCATGGCCCATCAGGAATCTTGGGACCCGAAGATCGGTTCGCCGATCGAATACCGCGGCCCCTTGGGCACGGTGAAGACGAAGATCGAGGGCGAATATTTCAGCGAACACCTGAAGAACACCGCGGCCATCGCGGACAAACTAACGGTCATCCGCTCGATGACCCATGGCGAAGCCGCCCACGAGCGTGGCACGCACAACATGTTCACGGGTTACCGCCCCAGTCCCGCCCTGCAATTCCCGAGCTTCGGCTCCGTGGTGTCGCATGAGTTGGGTTCCCGCGAGAACCTGCCGCCGTATGTGGCCGTGCCCAGCGTCTCGAATCCTTATGCAGGCACCGGTTACCTCGGTTCCGCTTACGGTCCGTTCAGCCTCGGCAGCGATCCGGCCAATGGCAATTTCGCCGTCCGTGATCTCACCTTGCCGAAGGGCGTCACGGATGAACGCTTCGCCCAACGCCGGACGATGCGTGAGGCGGTGGACGCGCACTTCAGTTCGCTTGAGAAGTCCGATGCCCTCTCCGGCATGGATTCCTTCTATCAACGCGCTTACGCGATGATCTCGTCCGACAAGGCACGCGACGCCTTCAACATCGATAAGGAAAATGCGAAACTGCGTGATGAATATGGCCGAAACACGGCTGGCCAGCGCATGCTACTCGCCCGCCGCCTGGTGGAATCGGGTGTCCGTTTCGTGTCCCTCACCTACGGTGGTTGGGATCACCATGACAACATCAAGAACGCGATGGACCGCACGATGCCGCAGTTCGACCAGGCATTCGCCCGCCTCATCCGTGATCTCGATGAACGCGGCATGCTGGACTCCACGCTGGTGATGGTCACCTCGGAATTTGGCCGTACGCCGATGATCAACAAAACCGCCGGTCGCGATCACTGGCCGAAAGTGTTCAGCATCGCGATGGCCGGTGGCGGCATCAAGCGCGGCATGGTTTACGGCTCCTCTGACCCGACGGGCGCTGAACCGGATGAGAATCCGGTGTCCGTCGAGAGCTACGCCAAGACGGTTTATCACCAGATCGGCATCGACGCCGAGAAGGAACTCATGGCCCCCGGCGCCCGTCCGATCGAGATCGTGGACGGCGGCGAGGTGCTGCACGACCTCATCGCGTGA
- a CDS encoding PAS domain S-box protein, with the protein MPVKNVKFLLVDDLEGNLLALAALLEQDGLELLSAKSGPEALELLLVHEVALVFLDVQMPGMSGFELAELMRGTARTRHIPIIFVTAGATDHQRRFRGYELGAVDFLFKPIDPQILQAKADVFFELARQRNELQLAAEKHARLAREIKVSEERYRAVVETQSEMICRFNAEGIIRFVNPAFTKWCSKDQGPAIGQRLWDFFPETDIQTAEEALQSLIAELPETRFEARFKSGVGMRWILWTVRAIEFDASGRWTDAQATGVDISERKAAENALRESEERFRLMANAAPVLIWLSGPDKSWSWFNQAWLTFAGRTLPQDIGTGWCENVHPEDREHCLKSHLAALEGRQPFTAEYRLKRHDGEYRWLLVTAVPRQDSDGQFNGFIGSCIDVTDRKNNAAKLEQAVTERTHELRQANEQLEAFAYSIAHDLRAPLRAIYGYSQLLNKEHSAALNNEALYLLSRIQGSSEFMDRLLLDLLAFGRVSQTAMSLKKIPIEAAWDSALLQCASQIEQTKAWIETIRPLPSVLAHEATLSQCFANLLGNALKFMTPGVTPTIRFWTTEQGDTVRIWIADNGIGIPSDQQERIFRVFERMNGEQYPGTGIGLAIVRKGVERMGGQMGLESQPNQGSRFWIELAKGV; encoded by the coding sequence ATGCCCGTTAAGAACGTAAAATTTCTATTGGTTGATGACCTGGAGGGAAACCTCCTCGCTCTCGCAGCCCTGCTGGAGCAGGACGGCTTGGAGCTTCTCTCCGCCAAATCCGGCCCGGAAGCCTTGGAACTGTTGCTCGTGCATGAAGTCGCCCTGGTATTTCTGGATGTGCAAATGCCGGGTATGAGCGGTTTTGAACTCGCTGAACTGATGCGCGGAACGGCGCGGACACGCCATATTCCCATCATCTTCGTAACCGCTGGCGCCACGGACCATCAACGCCGTTTCCGGGGCTATGAACTTGGGGCTGTGGATTTTCTCTTCAAGCCGATCGACCCCCAGATCCTTCAAGCCAAGGCGGATGTTTTCTTTGAACTCGCCCGGCAAAGAAATGAATTGCAGCTAGCCGCTGAAAAACACGCCCGTCTCGCACGGGAAATCAAAGTTAGCGAGGAGAGATACCGCGCCGTGGTCGAGACGCAATCGGAGATGATCTGCCGGTTCAATGCCGAGGGCATCATCCGATTTGTAAATCCCGCTTTCACCAAATGGTGCAGTAAAGACCAAGGCCCGGCGATCGGCCAGCGCCTGTGGGATTTCTTTCCGGAAACGGATATCCAGACTGCCGAGGAAGCCTTGCAAAGCCTGATCGCCGAATTGCCCGAGACGCGCTTTGAGGCCCGCTTCAAATCCGGTGTGGGCATGCGCTGGATTCTCTGGACCGTTCGCGCCATTGAGTTTGATGCGTCAGGCCGATGGACGGACGCGCAAGCCACCGGCGTGGACATCTCTGAGCGCAAAGCGGCGGAGAATGCGTTGCGCGAAAGCGAGGAGCGGTTTCGCCTGATGGCGAATGCCGCGCCCGTGCTGATCTGGCTCAGCGGACCGGATAAATCATGGAGCTGGTTCAATCAGGCGTGGCTCACTTTTGCCGGACGCACATTGCCCCAGGACATCGGCACCGGCTGGTGCGAGAACGTCCACCCCGAGGACCGGGAACATTGCCTCAAGTCACATCTTGCAGCCTTGGAGGGCCGTCAACCCTTCACCGCGGAATATCGTTTGAAACGCCATGATGGTGAATACCGCTGGTTGCTGGTCACGGCAGTTCCCCGCCAAGATTCAGATGGGCAGTTCAACGGTTTCATCGGTTCCTGCATCGATGTCACGGACCGCAAGAACAATGCAGCGAAGCTGGAACAGGCGGTCACCGAACGCACCCATGAATTGCGCCAGGCCAATGAACAACTGGAAGCATTCGCCTATTCCATCGCGCATGACCTGCGCGCACCCTTGCGCGCCATCTACGGCTATTCCCAGTTGCTCAACAAAGAACACTCCGCTGCGCTGAACAATGAGGCGCTGTATCTGCTCAGCCGTATCCAGGGATCCTCGGAGTTCATGGACCGGCTGCTGCTGGACCTGCTCGCTTTCGGCCGCGTGTCCCAGACGGCGATGAGCCTGAAAAAAATCCCGATCGAAGCGGCGTGGGATAGCGCCCTGCTGCAATGCGCCAGCCAGATCGAGCAGACGAAAGCATGGATCGAAACCATTCGTCCCCTGCCCTCCGTGCTGGCCCACGAAGCGACCTTGTCACAATGCTTCGCCAACCTGCTGGGCAATGCCCTCAAATTCATGACCCCGGGAGTCACGCCTACTATCCGTTTTTGGACAACAGAACAGGGTGATACCGTGCGCATCTGGATCGCGGATAACGGCATCGGCATCCCGTCCGATCAGCAGGAACGGATCTTCCGCGTCTTTGAACGGATGAATGGAGAGCAATACCCGGGAACCGGCATCGGTCTGGCGATCGTGCGCAAAGGCGTCGAGCGAATGGGGGGACAAATGGGTTTGGAATCTCAACCCAACCAAGGCAGCCGCTTCTGGATCGAGCTCGCGAAGGGTGTGTGA
- a CDS encoding PQQ-binding-like beta-propeller repeat protein, with translation MKPILKKALCLASVLPCLMASADWPQWRGPNRAGIVTETSRTLTALPPSTTPIWRLDVGNGQASPVIAGKTLVYLDEQNKQEVANAVDITTGKKLWSVPFAESVDFRNTYGPGPRCTPMIDGDKAYVQSCNGEFSCLSLKDGKTVWKISFAKDFGATFFLNQNDPAAKETAARRHGNNGSGVIDGNRLFLPVGSPEGGALVCFDKNTGKVLWKAGQDNAAYASLVVATLSGVKQVIWFSADALLGADIATGKVLWRTPLKSGAKRHIVTPIIDGDTVTVASHTIGLIKFRISKGANGLQATEEWKNPTLKINIATPVLVNGYLYGLGPGSKTEFLCIDFKTGEVKWNQPGFGDYASVMAFLDKLLVMSDTGELRLLKVDPTKYDELGRLQACGKTWSYPAYSDGKLYVRDGTKLFAVELVK, from the coding sequence ATGAAACCAATCCTCAAAAAAGCGCTTTGCCTGGCGTCTGTGCTGCCCTGTCTGATGGCTTCCGCCGACTGGCCGCAGTGGCGTGGACCGAACCGGGCGGGCATCGTGACCGAAACTTCGCGCACGTTGACCGCACTGCCACCCTCCACCACCCCCATCTGGCGGCTTGATGTGGGCAATGGCCAGGCCTCCCCGGTCATCGCCGGGAAAACGCTCGTGTATCTGGATGAGCAAAACAAACAGGAGGTGGCGAACGCCGTGGATATCACCACCGGCAAGAAACTCTGGTCGGTGCCTTTTGCCGAATCGGTCGATTTCCGCAACACCTATGGTCCCGGCCCGCGCTGCACACCGATGATCGATGGCGACAAGGCCTACGTGCAGTCCTGCAACGGCGAGTTCAGTTGTCTCTCGCTCAAGGATGGCAAGACGGTGTGGAAGATCAGTTTTGCCAAGGATTTCGGGGCAACTTTCTTCCTGAACCAGAACGATCCGGCCGCCAAGGAAACCGCCGCGCGCCGCCATGGAAACAATGGTTCCGGTGTCATCGATGGCAATCGCCTGTTCCTCCCGGTGGGCAGTCCGGAAGGCGGGGCGCTTGTTTGCTTCGACAAGAACACGGGCAAGGTGCTCTGGAAGGCCGGTCAGGATAACGCCGCTTATGCTTCGCTCGTAGTGGCGACACTGTCAGGCGTGAAACAGGTGATTTGGTTCAGTGCGGATGCCCTGCTCGGTGCCGATATCGCCACCGGCAAAGTCCTCTGGCGCACTCCCCTCAAGAGCGGTGCCAAGCGCCACATAGTTACTCCTATCATAGATGGGGATACGGTCACGGTTGCCTCTCACACCATCGGCCTCATCAAATTCCGCATCTCAAAGGGAGCCAACGGGTTGCAGGCAACTGAGGAGTGGAAAAATCCGACCCTGAAGATCAACATCGCCACTCCGGTATTGGTGAATGGCTATCTGTATGGGCTTGGGCCGGGCAGCAAGACTGAGTTTCTGTGCATTGATTTCAAGACCGGTGAAGTGAAATGGAATCAACCGGGCTTTGGCGATTACGCCTCCGTCATGGCTTTCCTAGATAAACTACTAGTGATGAGTGATACGGGCGAGTTACGCCTTTTAAAGGTCGATCCGACGAAGTACGACGAACTTGGGCGGCTACAAGCCTGCGGTAAAACTTGGAGTTACCCGGCTTACTCAGACGGCAAGCTATACGTGCGCGACGGCACAAAACTCTTTGCGGTAGAGCTAGTTAAGTAA
- a CDS encoding chemotaxis protein CheB, with amino-acid sequence MPDDDASLEAVVIGASAGAVDALSKLLPLFPADFPAPIIIVIHLPPDQKSAMPALFAAKCQLTVKEAEDKEPTMPGTVYFAPPNYHVLLEQDGSLSLSSDEPLNFSRPSIDVLFESAADAHGARLAGIILSGANSDGAKGLRAIVDAGGSALVQSPQLAEAFVMPTSALEACPEAQSLSLPEIFETLQNLCHVKNSDAR; translated from the coding sequence ATGCCAGACGATGACGCATCCTTGGAAGCCGTCGTCATCGGTGCTTCAGCGGGAGCAGTGGACGCGCTTTCCAAGTTGCTGCCTTTATTTCCTGCGGATTTCCCAGCGCCCATCATCATCGTCATACATCTTCCGCCCGATCAGAAAAGCGCGATGCCTGCGCTGTTCGCCGCGAAATGCCAGTTGACCGTGAAGGAGGCGGAGGACAAAGAACCAACGATGCCCGGCACGGTTTACTTCGCACCGCCGAATTATCATGTCCTCCTCGAACAAGATGGCTCTCTTTCTCTCTCCAGTGATGAACCGCTGAATTTTTCGCGCCCTTCCATCGATGTGCTGTTTGAATCCGCAGCCGATGCCCATGGGGCACGATTGGCGGGCATCATCCTGAGCGGAGCCAATAGCGATGGTGCCAAAGGCTTGCGGGCCATCGTTGATGCGGGTGGATCGGCACTCGTGCAATCGCCTCAACTGGCTGAGGCGTTTGTCATGCCTACATCTGCCTTGGAAGCGTGTCCGGAAGCTCAAAGTTTGAGTCTGCCGGAGATCTTCGAAACTCTCCAAAACTTGTGCCACGTAAAAAATAGCGATGCCCGTTAA
- a CDS encoding DUF1549 and DUF1553 domain-containing protein has product MKRCLTFLTATLLATGSLTAKEAKLVDVKIYPPDINLSTKRDRQSFLVHAMYDNGTTRDVTGKAKISLANPALGKIENFTVHPVADGETELKVSFEGQKLTVPVKISKAQEERPISFALDVMPVFMKAGCNAGGCHGAARGKDGFRLSLFGYNAEGDYDYLTREIIGRRINLAIPEDSLLLTKGAGQVQHTGGKLFEPDSELYQTVLRWIQAGAPKDPKDIPTPVSAEIFPTQAVLEGSNTAQRVVVRAKYSDGTDRDVTSLAAFSSNNDVSVKVTPLGQLTAGERGEAFIMARFETFTVGSQVIVVPKGQDFKFPEIEAKNYIDELVYNKLKKIRVEPSAQVADNKFLRRLYLDVIGRLPTVQELKEFESDISTGKRERVIDELIAKPDFADMWVMKWGELLRVRSVQDNGEYFSEKNTMAYYNWLRDQILSNVPVDAMVKSIVSANGSTFNNPPANYYKLETDVMKMSEDVAQVFMGMRIQCAQCHNHPFDRWTMNDYYGFASFFSQVGRKRGEDPRDTIVFNRGGGEINHPVTKRPVPPTFLGGGPADVQGKDRRAVLAEWLASPKNPYFARNLVNIVWAHFYGRGIIDPVDDVRISNPASNPELLEELAKRFTASNYDFKSLVRDIANSRTYQLATQANESNASDTINFAKGSIRRMRAEILLDAINQVTETQERFNKTPKGMNAVQIADGNVTSYFLTTFGRATRETVCSCEVKMEPNLSQALHLLNGDTVNNKVQNGGVVKKLVAAGKQPNEIVEDLYLRTLSRKPTAGELEKLEPFLVQKEKQEDALNDLFWSLLNSKEFMFNH; this is encoded by the coding sequence ATGAAGCGTTGCCTGACATTCCTGACCGCCACCCTCCTTGCCACGGGTTCTCTCACCGCCAAGGAAGCCAAGCTGGTGGACGTGAAGATTTATCCGCCGGACATCAACCTGAGCACCAAGCGCGACCGCCAGTCGTTCCTCGTGCATGCCATGTACGACAATGGCACCACGCGCGACGTGACCGGCAAGGCGAAGATCAGCCTCGCCAATCCGGCGCTCGGCAAGATCGAAAATTTCACGGTGCATCCCGTGGCGGATGGTGAGACGGAATTGAAGGTCAGTTTCGAGGGCCAGAAGCTCACGGTGCCGGTCAAGATCTCCAAGGCGCAGGAAGAACGCCCCATCAGCTTTGCGCTGGATGTGATGCCGGTGTTCATGAAGGCGGGTTGTAATGCGGGTGGTTGCCATGGCGCAGCTCGCGGCAAGGACGGCTTCCGTCTCTCCCTCTTCGGCTACAATGCTGAAGGTGACTATGATTATCTCACCCGTGAGATCATCGGTCGCCGCATCAACCTCGCCATCCCGGAGGACAGTCTCCTGCTGACCAAAGGCGCTGGCCAGGTGCAACACACCGGCGGCAAACTTTTCGAGCCGGACAGTGAATTGTATCAGACCGTGCTCCGCTGGATTCAAGCCGGTGCACCGAAGGACCCGAAAGACATCCCGACGCCCGTCAGCGCGGAAATCTTCCCCACGCAAGCCGTTTTGGAAGGTTCTAACACCGCCCAGCGCGTCGTTGTCCGCGCCAAGTATTCCGATGGCACTGATCGCGATGTCACCTCCCTCGCAGCTTTCTCCAGCAATAACGATGTCTCGGTGAAGGTGACTCCGCTGGGCCAACTCACCGCAGGTGAACGAGGTGAAGCCTTCATCATGGCTCGCTTTGAGACGTTCACGGTCGGCTCGCAGGTGATAGTCGTCCCGAAAGGTCAGGACTTCAAATTTCCGGAGATCGAGGCGAAGAATTACATCGACGAGCTGGTTTACAACAAGCTGAAGAAGATCCGCGTGGAACCCTCCGCACAAGTGGCGGACAACAAATTCCTCCGTCGCCTCTATCTAGATGTTATCGGCCGCCTGCCAACGGTGCAGGAATTGAAAGAATTTGAATCGGACATCAGCACCGGCAAGCGCGAACGGGTCATCGATGAACTCATCGCCAAGCCCGACTTCGCCGACATGTGGGTGATGAAGTGGGGTGAACTCCTTCGCGTCCGCAGCGTGCAGGATAACGGCGAATACTTCTCCGAGAAGAACACGATGGCCTATTACAACTGGCTCCGTGACCAGATTCTTAGCAACGTCCCCGTGGACGCTATGGTGAAATCGATCGTCTCGGCCAACGGCTCCACCTTCAACAATCCGCCCGCCAACTATTACAAGCTGGAGACGGATGTGATGAAGATGTCTGAGGATGTCGCCCAGGTGTTCATGGGCATGCGCATCCAGTGCGCCCAGTGCCACAATCATCCATTCGACCGCTGGACGATGAATGACTACTACGGCTTCGCCTCCTTCTTCTCGCAAGTCGGCCGCAAACGCGGCGAAGACCCGCGCGATACCATCGTGTTCAATCGCGGCGGCGGTGAGATCAATCACCCGGTCACCAAGCGTCCCGTGCCGCCCACCTTCCTGGGTGGTGGTCCGGCCGATGTGCAGGGCAAAGACCGCCGGGCGGTGCTGGCCGAATGGCTCGCCTCGCCGAAGAATCCTTACTTCGCGCGCAATCTGGTGAACATCGTCTGGGCACACTTCTACGGTCGCGGCATCATCGACCCCGTGGATGATGTCCGCATCAGCAACCCGGCCTCGAACCCGGAATTGCTGGAAGAACTGGCCAAGCGCTTCACGGCGTCTAACTACGACTTCAAGTCTTTGGTCCGTGACATAGCCAACTCCCGCACCTATCAGCTCGCCACGCAGGCGAATGAAAGCAATGCGAGCGATACGATCAACTTCGCCAAAGGCAGCATCCGCCGCATGCGCGCTGAGATCCTGCTGGATGCCATCAACCAAGTCACCGAGACGCAAGAGCGCTTCAACAAGACGCCGAAAGGCATGAACGCGGTGCAGATCGCGGACGGCAATGTGACCAGCTACTTCCTCACGACCTTTGGCCGCGCCACCCGTGAGACCGTGTGCTCCTGCGAAGTGAAGATGGAGCCCAACCTCTCCCAAGCGCTGCACTTGCTCAACGGGGATACCGTGAACAACAAGGTGCAAAATGGCGGCGTGGTGAAAAAACTTGTCGCCGCGGGCAAACAGCCGAACGAGATCGTGGAAGACCTATACCTCCGCACACTCTCCCGCAAGCCGACGGCCGGTGAGCTCGAAAAACTCGAGCCTTTCCTCGTCCAGAAGGAAAAGCAGGAAGACGCGCTTAACGACCTCTTCTGGTCATTGCTGAACTCGAAAGAGTTCATGTTCAACCATTGA
- a CDS encoding CheR family methyltransferase gives MKPTKSPSTEDIELHLLLEAIFHKYHYDFRGYAHASLKRRLVQALDRFGYASFSAMQEKVLHDPALFPQLLPFLTVQVSEMFRDPTYFKALRETVVPLLATYPSLKVWVAGCSSGEELLSLAILFREEGLENRTMFYATDINNDALKKADSGVYELDRIPAFTLNHRRSGGRGSLSQYYTAAYGAAVFDKSLRVRTVYSDHSLVTDAVFAEVHLVSCRNVLIYFDRNLQDRAIGLFKDALIRKGFLGLGARENLRFSSHHEAFSELNRDERIYQKK, from the coding sequence ATGAAACCGACGAAGTCTCCATCCACAGAAGATATCGAGCTGCACCTGCTTCTCGAAGCGATCTTCCACAAGTACCATTACGACTTTCGCGGATATGCTCACGCTTCGTTGAAACGCCGGCTGGTGCAGGCGCTTGACCGCTTTGGCTACGCCTCTTTCTCCGCGATGCAGGAGAAGGTGCTTCATGACCCTGCCCTCTTCCCGCAACTGCTGCCGTTCCTGACCGTGCAGGTCAGCGAGATGTTCCGTGACCCCACTTATTTCAAGGCACTGCGCGAGACTGTGGTGCCGCTCCTGGCCACTTATCCTTCGCTAAAAGTTTGGGTGGCCGGTTGCAGCAGTGGCGAGGAATTGCTCTCTCTGGCGATCCTCTTCCGCGAGGAAGGGCTGGAGAACAGGACAATGTTCTACGCCACAGACATCAACAATGACGCGCTGAAAAAAGCGGACAGCGGCGTGTATGAACTGGACCGCATCCCAGCTTTCACACTGAATCACCGCCGCTCCGGCGGCCGCGGTTCGCTCTCTCAATATTACACAGCGGCCTACGGTGCGGCCGTGTTCGACAAAAGCCTCCGCGTGCGCACCGTCTACTCTGATCACAGCCTGGTGACCGATGCCGTTTTCGCCGAGGTACACCTTGTCTCCTGTCGCAACGTGTTGATTTATTTTGACCGCAACTTGCAGGATCGCGCCATCGGCCTGTTCAAGGATGCCTTGATCCGAAAAGGTTTTCTCGGTCTGGGCGCGCGGGAGAACTTGCGTTTCTCTTCACATCATGAAGCTTTTTCTGAACTGAACCGTGATGAGCGAATCTATCAAAAAAAGTGA